A genomic region of Janthinobacterium lividum contains the following coding sequences:
- a CDS encoding Lrp/AsnC family transcriptional regulator, with protein sequence MNDSNITLDEIDRRILNALQIDASQTNSELAQAVHVSAPTCLRRVKHLRESGVIERQVAIVAPQLVGARLTAIVEITLDVQAAERMAEFEQLVADEPAVLQCYRVSPGPDFVLMVQVADMPAYHALAHRLFAAHANVRNVKSYFSTFRSKFETRIAV encoded by the coding sequence ATGAACGATAGCAACATTACCCTCGACGAGATCGATCGTCGCATCCTGAACGCCCTGCAAATTGATGCATCGCAAACCAACAGCGAGCTGGCGCAAGCGGTGCACGTTTCGGCGCCTACCTGTTTGCGGCGGGTCAAGCATTTGCGGGAAAGCGGCGTCATCGAGCGGCAAGTGGCCATCGTCGCGCCGCAGCTGGTGGGCGCGCGCCTGACGGCCATCGTGGAAATCACGCTCGACGTGCAGGCGGCGGAGCGCATGGCGGAATTCGAGCAACTCGTGGCGGACGAGCCCGCCGTGTTGCAATGCTACCGCGTCTCGCCCGGGCCCGATTTCGTGCTGATGGTGCAGGTGGCCGACATGCCCGCCTATCACGCGCTGGCGCACCGCCTGTTCGCCGCGCACGCGAATGTGCGCAACGTGAAAAGCTATTTTTCCACGTTCCGCAGCAAGTTCGAGACGCGCATCGCTGTGTAA
- the glmU gene encoding bifunctional UDP-N-acetylglucosamine diphosphorylase/glucosamine-1-phosphate N-acetyltransferase GlmU: MNVVILAAGMGKRMQSALPKVLHPLAGKPLLSHVIDTARGLAPSRLCVIYGHGGAAVLKLLDGYKVNHAVQIDAAEQAQQLGTGHAVQQALPLLDDSVPTLILYGDVPLTSAVSLQQLVQAAGQDKLAILTVEQDDPFGLGRIVREHGAIVRIVEEKDATPEERAIKEINSGIMVAPTVQLKQWLSALSNDNAQGEYYLTDIVAQAVADGVAVTSAHPAAVWEVAGVNSKVQLAQLERIHQNNIAQALLERGVTLLDPARIDVRGELICGRDVTIDVGCVFEGRVELGDGVRVGANNVFINATVAAGAHIKPFCHIEDAVVGAASIIGPYARLRPGTVLAEDVHIGNFVEVKNSQIAAHSKANHLAYIGDATIGSKVNIGAGTITCNYDGVNKFRTVIEDDAFIGSDSQLIAPVTVGKGATLGAGTTLSKDAPAGKLTVSRARQVTIDGWTRPVKIKK, translated from the coding sequence ATGAACGTTGTCATTCTCGCTGCCGGTATGGGCAAACGCATGCAGTCGGCACTGCCCAAGGTATTGCACCCGTTGGCGGGCAAGCCGCTGTTGTCGCACGTCATCGACACGGCGCGCGGCCTGGCGCCGTCCCGATTATGCGTGATTTACGGGCATGGGGGCGCAGCGGTGCTGAAGTTGCTCGACGGCTACAAGGTGAACCATGCCGTGCAGATCGATGCCGCCGAGCAGGCGCAGCAACTGGGCACCGGTCATGCCGTGCAACAAGCGCTGCCTTTGCTCGATGACAGCGTGCCGACCCTGATCCTGTACGGCGACGTACCGCTGACCAGCGCCGTTTCCCTGCAGCAGTTGGTGCAGGCGGCGGGCCAGGACAAGCTGGCCATTTTGACCGTGGAACAGGACGATCCCTTTGGCCTGGGCCGCATCGTGCGCGAGCACGGTGCCATCGTGCGCATCGTCGAGGAAAAGGATGCCACGCCAGAAGAGCGCGCCATCAAGGAAATCAACAGCGGCATCATGGTCGCGCCCACCGTACAACTGAAACAATGGCTGTCGGCCCTGTCGAATGACAATGCCCAAGGGGAATACTATCTGACCGATATCGTTGCCCAGGCTGTCGCCGATGGCGTGGCCGTCACGTCGGCCCACCCGGCCGCCGTGTGGGAAGTGGCGGGCGTCAACAGCAAGGTGCAGCTGGCCCAGCTCGAACGCATCCACCAGAACAATATCGCGCAAGCGCTGCTCGAGCGGGGCGTGACCCTGCTGGACCCGGCCCGCATCGACGTGCGCGGCGAACTGATTTGCGGCCGCGATGTCACCATCGATGTCGGCTGCGTGTTCGAAGGCAGAGTCGAACTGGGCGATGGCGTGCGCGTGGGCGCCAACAACGTCTTCATCAATGCTACGGTGGCCGCTGGCGCGCACATCAAGCCCTTCTGCCATATCGAGGACGCCGTCGTCGGCGCCGCTTCCATCATCGGCCCGTACGCGCGCCTGCGCCCGGGCACGGTCCTGGCGGAAGACGTGCACATCGGTAACTTCGTCGAAGTGAAAAACAGCCAGATCGCCGCGCACAGCAAGGCCAACCACCTGGCCTACATCGGCGACGCCACCATCGGCTCGAAGGTCAACATCGGCGCTGGCACGATCACCTGCAACTACGATGGCGTGAACAAGTTCCGCACGGTAATTGAAGACGACGCTTTTATCGGCAGCGACAGCCAGCTGATCGCGCCCGTCACCGTCGGCAAGGGAGCCACGCTGGGCGCCGGCACGACCTTGTCGAAAGATGCGCCGGCCGGCAAGTTGACCGTGTCGCGCGCGCGCCAGGTCACCATCGACGGCTGGACGCGTCCCGTAAAAATCAAGAAATAA
- a CDS encoding DUF6279 family lipoprotein, which translates to MKKFNTQAPFSTPFGRFTYALLAIVLVVMAGCSGLRLAYNNGDTVLYWWLNAYVDLDRDQKGWVRDDIDKLFDWHRKTQLKDYVEILRTGQKQLQGNTTQADLMADYSEIKQRTQALLLKAAPELADLARSLKPEQIAQMEKKFKSNNDDYRKKYLSGDQEKRQKLRYKKAMEQFELWFGSFSSEQEAIIRKASDARPLNNEIWLDERMRRQQNVLNLVKKVHQEKLGKEASAALITTLIKDSFERLEHSERKAFFDAYESSTAQMVLTVIKIATPAQKAHAVKRIQGWIDDFNSLATQPK; encoded by the coding sequence ATGAAAAAGTTTAACACGCAGGCCCCGTTTTCCACGCCCTTTGGCCGTTTTACTTATGCCCTGCTGGCCATCGTGCTGGTCGTCATGGCCGGCTGCAGCGGCTTGCGTCTGGCCTACAACAATGGCGATACCGTACTGTACTGGTGGCTGAACGCGTATGTCGACCTGGACCGCGACCAGAAGGGCTGGGTGCGCGACGATATCGACAAGCTGTTCGACTGGCACCGCAAGACGCAATTGAAGGATTACGTGGAAATCCTGCGCACGGGCCAGAAGCAGCTGCAAGGCAATACCACGCAGGCAGACCTGATGGCGGACTACAGCGAGATCAAGCAGCGCACCCAGGCGCTGCTGCTGAAAGCGGCGCCCGAGCTGGCCGACCTGGCGCGCTCGCTCAAGCCCGAGCAGATCGCGCAGATGGAAAAGAAGTTCAAGTCGAACAATGATGATTACCGCAAGAAATACCTGAGCGGCGACCAGGAAAAGCGCCAGAAACTGCGCTACAAGAAAGCCATGGAGCAATTCGAACTGTGGTTCGGCAGCTTCAGCAGCGAACAGGAAGCCATCATCCGCAAGGCGTCCGACGCGCGTCCGCTGAACAATGAGATCTGGCTCGACGAACGCATGCGGCGCCAGCAGAATGTGTTGAACCTGGTCAAGAAAGTTCACCAGGAAAAACTCGGCAAGGAAGCCAGCGCAGCCCTGATCACGACCCTGATCAAGGACAGTTTCGAGCGCCTGGAACATTCGGAGCGCAAGGCCTTCTTCGATGCCTACGAAAGCAGCACGGCGCAGATGGTCTTGACGGTGATCAAGATCGCCACGCCGGCGCAAAAGGCCCATGCCGTCAAGCGCATCCAGGGCTGGATCGACGATTTCAATTCCCTGGCCACGCAACCCAAATAG
- the rsmD gene encoding 16S rRNA (guanine(966)-N(2))-methyltransferase RsmD, translating to MQKKIKKPAKVPVHHAPPPNQVRIIGGQWKRSVLPVLQALGLRPTPDRVRETVFNWINHLRDGDWAHAQVLDLFAGSGALGFEAASRGAAAVTMVDTHTPVIRQLEENKVKLRADNVQLLRGDALLTAQGLAARGQRYDLIFLDPPYQQDFLAKVLPLCANLLKEGGMVYAESGLPLVFDEASALEKPEWMAPWEVIRADKAGTVYYHLLTYNKVPATA from the coding sequence ATGCAAAAGAAAATTAAAAAACCCGCCAAAGTCCCCGTCCATCACGCGCCGCCACCGAACCAGGTACGCATCATCGGCGGCCAGTGGAAGCGCTCCGTGCTGCCTGTTTTGCAGGCACTGGGCTTGCGCCCGACGCCGGACCGCGTGCGCGAAACCGTGTTCAACTGGATCAATCACTTGCGCGACGGCGACTGGGCCCATGCCCAGGTGCTGGACCTGTTCGCCGGCAGCGGCGCGCTGGGTTTTGAAGCGGCCAGCCGCGGCGCCGCCGCCGTCACCATGGTCGATACGCATACGCCCGTGATCCGCCAGCTGGAAGAGAACAAGGTGAAATTGCGCGCCGACAACGTGCAACTGCTGCGCGGCGACGCCCTGCTGACGGCGCAAGGCCTGGCAGCGCGCGGCCAGCGTTACGACCTGATCTTCCTCGATCCGCCCTACCAGCAGGATTTCCTGGCGAAAGTGTTACCGCTGTGCGCCAACCTGCTCAAGGAAGGCGGCATGGTGTACGCGGAATCGGGCTTGCCGCTGGTCTTCGATGAAGCCAGCGCACTGGAAAAACCGGAGTGGATGGCGCCGTGGGAAGTCATCCGCGCCGACAAGGCGGGCACCGTTTATTATCATTTGCTAACTTACAACAAAGTGCCGGCAACTGCCTGA
- the coaD gene encoding pantetheine-phosphate adenylyltransferase, with the protein MVVAVYPGTFDPLTRGHEDLVRRASGLFDKLIVGVADSKNKQPFFSLDERLEIANEVLGHYPNVQVESFSGLLKDFVRKHEARVIVRGLRAVSDFEYEFQMAGMNRYLLPDVETMFLTPSDQYQFISGTIVREIAALGGDVSKFVFPSVNRWLQNKIAANAASSQ; encoded by the coding sequence ATGGTTGTAGCCGTTTATCCAGGAACATTCGATCCGCTCACGCGCGGTCATGAAGATTTGGTGCGCCGCGCATCGGGTCTGTTTGACAAGCTGATCGTCGGTGTCGCCGACAGCAAGAACAAGCAGCCGTTTTTCTCGCTCGACGAACGCCTGGAAATTGCCAACGAAGTGCTCGGCCACTATCCGAACGTGCAAGTGGAAAGCTTTTCCGGCCTGCTCAAGGATTTCGTGCGCAAGCATGAAGCGCGGGTCATCGTGCGCGGCTTGCGCGCCGTCTCCGACTTCGAATACGAATTCCAGATGGCGGGCATGAACCGCTACCTGCTGCCCGATGTCGAAACCATGTTCCTGACGCCATCCGACCAGTACCAATTCATTTCGGGCACCATCGTGCGCGAAATCGCGGCGCTGGGCGGCGACGTCTCCAAGTTTGTCTTCCCCTCGGTGAACCGCTGGCTGCAAAACAAGATTGCCGCCAACGCTGCATCATCGCAATAA
- a CDS encoding YfhL family 4Fe-4S dicluster ferredoxin — MALLITDECINCDICEPECPNDAIYMGAEIYEIDPNKCTECVGHFDEPQCQQVCPVSCIPFNPAWRESPEQLMAKYERLQAELPAAKT, encoded by the coding sequence ATGGCATTACTGATCACCGACGAATGCATCAATTGCGACATTTGCGAGCCCGAGTGCCCGAATGACGCGATCTACATGGGCGCGGAAATCTACGAAATCGATCCCAACAAGTGCACCGAATGCGTGGGCCACTTTGACGAGCCGCAATGCCAGCAAGTGTGCCCCGTCAGCTGCATCCCCTTCAATCCCGCCTGGCGCGAAAGCCCGGAGCAATTGATGGCCAAGTACGAACGCCTGCAGGCGGAACTTCCCGCCGCAAAAACCTGA
- a CDS encoding chalcone isomerase family protein has translation MQICTSRLGRSLAAIGLCAALAQAALAVEIGGVKLDDTVQLASRELKLNGAGVRYKVIFKVYTIALYLPEKKTQLADILALPGPRRLEIVMLRDITSDELGQAFMQGLKRSSDQADRTRLLSQTMQFGAMFEMVPGLKKGDILTVDWLPEEGTLCKLNGKQVGDMVPDLAFYNALLKIWIGAHPADTLLRAHLLGDMA, from the coding sequence ATGCAAATATGCACATCGCGTTTGGGCCGCTCCCTCGCTGCCATCGGCCTGTGCGCCGCCCTGGCACAAGCAGCGCTGGCCGTCGAGATCGGCGGCGTCAAGCTGGACGACACGGTGCAGCTGGCCAGCCGCGAGTTGAAACTCAACGGCGCCGGCGTGCGCTACAAGGTCATCTTCAAGGTCTACACGATTGCGCTGTACCTGCCGGAAAAGAAAACCCAGCTGGCCGACATCCTGGCGCTGCCCGGACCGCGCCGCCTGGAAATCGTCATGCTGCGCGACATCACCTCGGACGAGCTGGGGCAAGCCTTCATGCAGGGCTTGAAGCGCAGCTCCGACCAGGCCGACCGCACGCGCCTGCTGAGCCAGACGATGCAGTTCGGCGCCATGTTCGAAATGGTGCCCGGCCTGAAAAAGGGCGACATTCTCACCGTGGACTGGCTGCCGGAGGAAGGCACGTTGTGCAAGCTGAACGGCAAGCAGGTGGGCGACATGGTGCCGGACCTGGCCTTCTATAATGCGCTGCTGAAAATCTGGATCGGCGCCCACCCGGCCGACACCTTGTTGCGCGCGCATTTGCTGGGCGACATGGCCTGA
- a CDS encoding LysR family transcriptional regulator produces the protein MSFLTLDLNLLRVFDAVMTEQNLTRAAGHLAMTQPAVSNAIKRLRESLGDELLIRTAYGVKPTPRAEALWPSVRSALASLEAAVTPETFDVSKTHATFRMAMADATAAFWLPSLMRSIEREAPGVNVRMMPLTTREPRPMLLRGDIDLAVGFFPGVAAQLSSETGSPIRHERLYSGKYVCVMRRGHPLADKELTLDNYCAANHLLVSFSGRAHGLIDEALSQIHRERRILLTVNQFFTAGRVVANSDLITVLPRHLIASTGMTESLLYKDLPLTLPAVHLDMLWHERDARSPAHKWLRNHLESMNTPTLRTATAAGGGVAPKPHIE, from the coding sequence ATGAGTTTTCTGACGCTGGATCTGAACTTGCTGCGTGTTTTCGACGCCGTCATGACGGAACAAAACCTGACGCGCGCAGCCGGCCACCTGGCGATGACGCAGCCGGCGGTATCGAACGCCATCAAACGCCTGCGCGAGAGCCTCGGTGACGAATTGCTGATCCGCACGGCGTACGGCGTGAAACCCACGCCCCGCGCCGAAGCGCTGTGGCCATCCGTGCGCTCGGCCCTGGCCAGCCTGGAAGCGGCCGTCACGCCGGAAACCTTCGACGTGTCGAAAACCCACGCCACCTTCCGCATGGCCATGGCCGATGCTACGGCCGCGTTCTGGCTGCCTTCGCTGATGCGCTCGATCGAACGGGAAGCGCCCGGCGTCAACGTGCGCATGATGCCGCTGACCACGCGTGAACCGCGCCCGATGCTGCTGCGCGGCGACATCGACCTGGCCGTGGGCTTCTTTCCCGGCGTGGCGGCGCAACTGTCGAGCGAAACGGGTTCGCCCATCCGCCATGAACGCCTGTATTCCGGCAAGTATGTGTGCGTGATGCGGCGCGGCCATCCGCTGGCAGACAAGGAATTGACCCTGGATAACTACTGCGCGGCGAACCATTTATTGGTGAGCTTTTCCGGCCGCGCGCATGGCTTGATCGACGAGGCGCTGTCGCAGATCCACCGCGAACGGCGCATCCTGTTAACGGTCAACCAGTTCTTTACCGCTGGGCGGGTCGTCGCCAATTCCGACCTGATCACGGTCTTGCCGCGCCACCTGATCGCCTCGACAGGCATGACGGAATCGCTGTTGTACAAGGATTTGCCATTGACCCTGCCAGCCGTCCACCTGGACATGCTGTGGCACGAGCGCGACGCCCGCAGCCCCGCCCACAAATGGCTGCGCAACCACCTGGAAAGCATGAACACGCCCACCCTGCGCACGGCCACGGCGGCCGGTGGCGGCGTGGCGCCGAAGCCGCATATTGAATAA
- a CDS encoding methyl-accepting chemotaxis protein: protein MKQLQHQLVRFFVFTILAMAVACCLAYLLLLSGGEHPYLIACVAAAIGAALLAFAGRARGEPGLHQFADTVGNAIDAIMIGAAETSYFVDSVKQKVELDVRTASDIADSSVQNAAMTEKIAANAERAAKVAAGVRVESVAARAEVDQGLQRINKAREEAQGASSTMLSLQEKSKRITGFTEAISDISARTNLLALNAAIEAARAGEHGRGFAVVAGEVRQLAQRTKEASDEISVMVREINEQSEKAARGMSSLAAGVTEAARNVESVHASLSHIEESSGVSEDEIGQIARASREHVDTTQVIADAILQIRDSMLSTNAELPRATQSAMALAERAEVIAGALGESSVATPHDEIREAAQRAARDVGKLFEQAIASGRITREALFDRHYRPIPNTNPPKHNTKFDAFTDKVLPDVQEGVLAALPHLAYAGAVDNNGYFPTHNKKFSQPLTGDYATDIVNNRTKRIFSDRTGKRCGSNTRAFLLQTYKRDTGEVMHDLSVPIHVDGKHWGGFRIGYRSSSHA from the coding sequence ATGAAGCAGTTGCAGCATCAGCTGGTGCGTTTCTTTGTATTCACGATCCTGGCCATGGCCGTGGCCTGTTGCCTGGCCTATCTGCTGCTGCTCTCGGGCGGCGAACATCCGTATCTGATCGCCTGCGTGGCCGCCGCCATCGGCGCCGCGCTGCTGGCGTTTGCCGGCCGTGCGCGCGGCGAGCCAGGCTTGCATCAGTTCGCCGACACGGTGGGCAACGCCATCGACGCCATCATGATCGGCGCGGCGGAAACCTCGTATTTTGTCGATTCCGTCAAACAGAAGGTGGAACTCGATGTGCGCACGGCCAGCGACATCGCCGACAGTTCCGTACAAAATGCCGCCATGACGGAAAAGATCGCCGCCAATGCGGAGCGGGCAGCCAAGGTGGCCGCCGGCGTGCGCGTGGAAAGCGTGGCGGCGCGCGCCGAAGTGGACCAGGGCTTGCAGCGCATCAATAAGGCACGCGAAGAAGCGCAAGGCGCTTCCAGTACCATGCTGAGTTTGCAGGAAAAATCCAAACGCATCACAGGTTTCACGGAAGCCATTTCCGATATTTCCGCGCGCACCAACTTGCTGGCGCTGAACGCCGCCATCGAGGCGGCGCGTGCCGGCGAACATGGACGCGGTTTTGCCGTGGTGGCCGGGGAAGTGCGGCAACTGGCGCAGCGCACCAAGGAAGCCTCCGATGAAATCAGCGTGATGGTGCGCGAAATCAATGAACAGTCGGAAAAAGCTGCGCGTGGCATGAGTTCGCTGGCGGCCGGCGTCACGGAAGCGGCGCGCAATGTGGAAAGCGTGCATGCATCGCTCAGCCATATCGAGGAATCGTCGGGCGTGTCGGAAGACGAGATCGGGCAAATCGCCCGCGCCTCGCGCGAACACGTCGACACGACGCAAGTGATCGCCGATGCCATCCTGCAAATCCGCGACAGCATGCTGTCGACGAACGCCGAATTGCCGCGCGCCACGCAGTCGGCCATGGCCCTGGCCGAGCGGGCCGAAGTGATCGCCGGCGCCCTCGGTGAATCGAGCGTGGCCACGCCGCACGACGAGATCCGCGAGGCGGCCCAGCGCGCCGCGCGCGACGTGGGCAAACTCTTCGAGCAAGCCATCGCGTCGGGGCGCATCACGCGCGAAGCCCTGTTCGACCGCCACTACCGCCCCATCCCGAATACCAATCCGCCCAAGCACAACACGAAGTTCGACGCGTTTACGGACAAAGTGCTGCCGGATGTGCAGGAAGGCGTGCTGGCCGCCCTGCCGCACCTGGCCTACGCGGGTGCCGTTGACAACAATGGATATTTCCCGACGCACAACAAGAAGTTTTCCCAGCCGCTGACGGGCGACTACGCCACGGATATCGTGAATAACCGCACCAAACGCATCTTCAGCGACCGCACGGGCAAACGCTGCGGCAGCAACACCCGGGCGTTCCTGTTGCAGACCTATAAACGCGACACGGGCGAAGTCATGCACGATTTATCCGTGCCCATCCACGTTGATGGCAAGCACTGGGGCGGTTTCAGAATCGGTTACCGCTCCAGCAGTCACGCATAA
- a CDS encoding Lrp/AsnC ligand binding domain-containing protein, translating to MLDKISKKILMELQSDGRISNVELAARVNLSPAACLERVRKLHESGYIMGYTAQLNPQLLDVSLLVFIEVVLDRTTPEVFDAFKHSVQIIPEVLECHMVAGGFDYLVKARVKDMAAYREFLGKTLLQKGVRETHTYAVMEEVKNTTKLPIK from the coding sequence ATGCTGGACAAGATCAGTAAGAAAATCTTGATGGAATTGCAGAGCGATGGACGCATCAGCAATGTGGAGCTGGCCGCGCGCGTGAACCTGTCGCCGGCGGCCTGCCTGGAGCGCGTGCGCAAGTTGCACGAATCCGGTTACATCATGGGCTATACGGCCCAGTTGAACCCGCAGCTGCTCGACGTATCGCTGCTGGTGTTCATCGAAGTCGTGCTTGATCGCACGACACCGGAAGTGTTCGATGCCTTCAAGCATAGCGTACAAATCATTCCAGAGGTACTGGAATGTCATATGGTGGCCGGCGGTTTCGATTACCTGGTCAAGGCGCGCGTCAAGGATATGGCCGCCTACCGCGAATTCCTGGGCAAGACGCTGTTGCAGAAAGGTGTGCGGGAAACCCACACTTATGCCGTCATGGAAGAGGTCAAAAACACCACCAAATTGCCAATTAAGTGA